One genomic region from Anopheles bellator chromosome 2, idAnoBellAS_SP24_06.2, whole genome shotgun sequence encodes:
- the LOC131212116 gene encoding uncharacterized protein LOC131212116 produces MCRNIVVMLAFFVLCAVPVLSTLNNTVPLSLERPKRFLSFPVNGGLAKIVLGFLVPVHFHHSLKRSLNCGVNLQANYMITPNVVFPRPESVFQNRRYADPSSRKQLYSALEKVLRVLFGAGDRARECLLRTVCEVADTPLKHNGLVGELLDVIFTPQRTDILSPKFLKARRYGANGVDCSRLYSRCPWGMGLLDRVSALSL; encoded by the exons ATGTGTCGCAATATAGTCGTCATGCTGGCTTTCTTCGTGCTGTGCGCAGTTCCCGTCTTATCGACACTCAACAACACCGTGCCGTTGTCATTGGAACGCCCGAAGCGATTTTTAAGCTTCCCAGTGAACGGTGGTTTAGCGAAGATTGTGCTTGGGTTTCTGGTGCCGGTCCATTTTCACCATTCCCTCAAGCGCAGCCTCAACTGTGGTGTGAACTTGCAAGCCAACTATATGATCACTCCGAACGTTGTTTTCCCTCGGCCGGAATCTGTTTTCCAGAACCGCCGGTATGCCGATCCGTCCAGTCGGAAGCAGTTGTACAGTGCACTGGAGAAGGTGCTGCGGGTGTTGTTTGGCGCAGGGGACCGTGCGCGAGAGTGTCTGCTGCGAACGGTGTGCGAGGTCGCGGACACTCCCCTCAAGCATAACGGTCTGGTGGGAGAGTTGTTGGATGTTATATTTAC ACCTCAACGAACGGATATACTTTCCCCGAAGTTCCTGAAGGCACGCCGGTATGGTGCCAACGGCGTCGATTGCTCCAGACTTTACTCTAGGTGTCCGTGGGGTATGGGGTTGCTCGATCGCGTATCCGCTTTGTCACTATAG